The nucleotide sequence atatcattgttgatcgtgttggtgcatgtgttgcatcaacattggaggagatggaatggaatgcgcaaggcaaaggtataacctaggtcatttcatttcaccggtcataggtgtgtagagaagtttatgaccgggtttaggatagatggccgtactatcaagaggggcaaacttgtttgcatatcggtcatctagtgccactcgagtgatctaactttgcattgtcgctaggatcgagtggcgtggcaagttgagtggctaacatcctttggaaaatgattgtgaaaatgctaacacacatacacatggtggtgtacacttgatggtgttggcacatttacaaaggcggtggtgtttgtaggggtgagatgggtttgggtccctctctccctcccgccgagcttgtgaggcaggattcggcgctttcgggaaaatggaatgtctattttctattgtgccggatgcaaattcttgtggttagcacacttgagcaagggtgaagagaatggagaagatgctggcgtcggtcaactgaccggacgctggatctgaatgcaccggacgctggcaggctgcgtctggtcacactaacgtggagtgtagcagtcgctggagtgtgaccggacgctggctgcgtccgatcgcgttcgaccggacgcgtccggtcatgctcgggagcttactggaaacgaccggacgctgagggtccagcgttcaGTCAGTTGaagctagagcgtccggtcaggtcaagtgaccgttggaaccgggacacgtggtcgtctgtgggcgaccggacgctgaggtccagcgtccggtcaacacgaccggagcgtccggtcggcctgaccgttgcccagtgaaggggtaacggctagtttagcccctggggctataaatagaagtggccctcggccatggctggtgtggagcaccttgggggactttgtgtccatgcttgagagtgcttaggagccctccatcacacatatacttgatagtgatcattcgattgtgtgagtgagcgattctagtgcgattacatcatgaggttgcatcgagtggcactaggtgatcgagttgcaagccggtggtgcttgttactcttggaggttgccacctcctagatggcttggtggtggtctccgtcgaagcgcgcaagaagcttgtgcggcgctccggagaagtgcttgtgaggggcattgtgctcgccccgcgggagccgcgaagagcaactctagtaaagcgtgtcattgagctaccctcactcaaggggtaggttcttgcggcgcccgacgtgcgggcttagcgggtgatgctaattagccaccgaaccaccaagtgagcggtcgacacaacggggactagcgtgttggcaaacacgtgaacctcgggagaaaaatcatcgtgtcaaccttattcttcccgttggtttgcatccccgttacacaagcttgcaattacttttatacatattaagcttgtgtagttgctcttgtaattagatagcttgtgtagcttgctaattaccttcttgcttgtgtagcatagaagtagctcccttgcgtgactaatttggttttagtaaccttgttagtcacattgcttagtttgtgtagctaagtatttgcgctctctaattaggcattggttgccttgttattgagcattgctagtgagcttagttggctttatgcttttgcttactagcatgtgtaggagctcccttgtcgcttaaagtactagtggcataggtttgtgtaaccttgctcctagaattgtttaggagagctctaactagcccggcacctttgttgcataattgttatctttgcaaggtgctagtgaacatatatagtggggtgtagtcttggctagatcgatagttttaattctgcatttgtatcAGTTAGTcgacgcaattaagttttagaaaagactattcacccccctctagtcgccatctcaacccttcacaatgggaggagctcgtggctcaaaagacttcaccaaaggcattggagctcagtgcctgtaacaccgagctggcaaagaggaacaaacaccaccatcatctaggccccggtggctactatgccaaagaagagcagtttaggaagatggacgaagaggccacagctgctgggaatatcgatgtgacaaatttaaaggtatgctcaaggaattagatatatgcgagcagtacagaatcatccagcggtaatcttaagtttgataagccagagacctaagaggcagtatcaaggatactaaaatatgctgaagacaaggagaagggctcattcaatccttccagagagagagacgagcttagccttggcttgggaaacaaggagcacacggGCCGcgccagggggctagggaaaaggatgacctagaagcaaggattcgaagaggatagacacatgtacaagaaacatggcagagaccgggagactaatcttgagctccaagtgaaggctctagttgcgaaggtgctggaggagcaaggactgtctatagagccatggatattagtgacgctATCGGAAGAACtaacattagttggtagccctctaaaagttcctagcagtcaaggttccactgtagccacaacccccatcgatcgcatacgggaaccaactagttgcaccttggtgtttctcagtggtcggtaaaacactatgatggaggtggcagcggatgtggcacatcctcccgatggcttacaccacaataataagataccactggactacactagggttgaggtgcatactgtgaagcccgagttcatgcagtggaggatagactacgcaactcctgaggggctggtgttactcagagacgttatggggcagttcatcctttggcacaaatgggacattatattgattgCTTCTTCACCACCTCCCCCTAccccaaatttggagcaagttgttgaggttggggagatattttcaccgtcttgtgaccaccacattcctgagatgccacattcttccccgcctcctagtgagcatgtgcctgatgagatgccacaaccttctctagctcatactgagcaagtgcatgatgagatgctacagtcttctcaacaagcacaaccgatacatgaacaacaagtgcctcctgaagaaggtgatacacaagaagatgaggacgtaactgaatgggaacttcaaaagaagcatccaatcaccttAAGGTCAGTTTATGTTCCGCTGAAAGATgtttcgtcggtgtccaagtggtattcccatgaccagttcaagcctgagaaccaagttaaaaaaagtcccatcatggggttctaaggaggccgtcactagcaaactccaccaaattataaaacattatccaaatgttgatgccatcaaatggtcaaaggattgtccaaaaacatatgaaagaggcaagtccttcctaccaaaccaggacatccagcgcctaccacttggaatgcgaaggttccatgattggtacttgcgtgttctctcaaagagcatagacctcatacaagcatgcttccccaccggcacatttggaagcctagctaggaaaattgtctttgacttcaatgacatgcagacatgctttcacctgggagcaatgaagatgaatctaattcgcacgtggtgcctataagtccttgtcctcccgatatgatatgagtgcaatctttgaattttgttgtaactaacccacgccgtgatttgtagaatgcaagtgcacattgtcaaacaaatgccaagtgtgaaagtcgggtatatagaccctcaagttaTAGCCCAAACACATTTTAATTAtcctaaacagtggaaactagatgccaaagagctagctgttgcaaagactcttcgagagaaagagcacatccgtacggcgaaactaagggaagagtcccttaaggttgcggcatacattgccctagctttcaaaactctccaacaacactctactatatggctaccatacaacttcgagtaagttcaactctatacttaaaactttgtttgatatattttattcaatgcaaaagagcttatctagttctatgattaaatccatgcagcaaccactggatttgtatagccgtcgatgtcaggaggagcatggcatgggtctttgattcattagatagggacccggtgacatacaaagacttcatatcgattctcaagacgtatacatatcgacaatcctcattagcttatatgtttgtatacatacttgtaacgttcacttttggatactaacaagttgtatttgctaaaataattcgaacaaggcatttaggttctatgtcactaatcatcgagGAAGGCATGATCCATCAAGGAAagaaaagctagctataaaaaatactatgtgcggtaagtgtaacttacttcttcagtactctattacatggctatcaaaagcattacttaatattttcatatgcaaaacacacattgccctaagcagaagcctgggagtgtatattgtggatactatatatgttctatgatgagtaacaccggtgcctataggagacaccccttaagggtaagtttgaacctcttcatccgtagtataaaaactttgtacatggtatgaaatactaaaccgaaacttgttctcttgtagtggaaagaagagaaaagaatgaaaagagacccatacatggatgaccaactcttagagctcgtcgacgacctttgcaacttcatattggaccagattgtacacgtcaaaagtgcctaccatgaccgagagtctgacttaggtagaaatcctcagtaccaacacctttgtgagactgaaaggctaactctaggacgttgataacaatgtttatggaatttgtatatttaatgatggattgtatatattcttgtgaattggactttaaattgtagtttatataatactcttgtgcttgtagtctaaggggttcggaacactggtcgcggggcgttcggcaacgcgaacgcagtTCAGAatattggtcgcggggcgttcgacaacacgaacgcggttcggaatgctggtcgcggggcattcggcaacgcaaacgctggatggaatacgcggaaacaaacagtgttctggtcgaatttgaatttttttggcgggaaaacgtactgtaagggcggttctagattgaaccgtccctacaaacaggtattatagagacgACTGGTactacaagccgcccctacaaatcaatttgtaggggcggctggtaacacgagccatccctacaaatctatttgtaggggtggcctaggAACCGCCCCGACAAATGCATAATTTATAGAGACGGTTggataggggcggctggccaaaccgcccctgcaaagggttacgagccgcccctaaaaagcgTTTCTGCAGTAGTGTGTCgtgcttctagaacaccttgtaCTTGTTCATTGCCAAGGATGCCACCCGTGAGTACGGCAGCGCTTCAAACTTGCACGCACACATGTAAACCTCCGAGAGCTCGAGGGCCTTGCGCAACGGCACCAGCACCTCGCGGCGGAGCCGGTCACGGACGCAGTAAGCATAGTGCTTGTCCGAGATGTTGAGGTACTCCTGGTTGGACTCATGTGGGAAAGTAGAAAAACGAATCGTAGTATTTGATTGATGAGGGTATATGTTAGCTTTTAGATGGACTTGTTTTCTAGGATTGTCGAGAGGCTCGTCGTGCGCTGCCGCTTGAGCCCGACGGCGCCTGATGATGCCGCCGCTCTCGAGTCCTTGGCAGCTAATGACGTTGTGCGCTCCAAGACGTCGCTGCCCCCTCGCAGCCGACGCTGTCATCCATGATGATGACGAGCACGTTCTTGACGCGGCAACCGAGGGTGGTGATCTCGACCTTGAGCGTGCGGCTGAGGTTGGCGCGATCGTCTCAGTAGATCGACGCGCGCATGACGAGGCGACCCTCTCCCTCCCCATGTCTCCTACCCTAGCCCTACACCTGTGCTAGTGCTATCGGATGGAGAGCCAACAGCTAGCAATGGAGTTCATGCGCACGCGGACACATGCATGCGTTGCAAGTTGCATTGGTAGATTATTGGATCCGCGTATGTCGTGACGAGCGTAGAAGCCTTCCTTGTCACCCTTGCCCAGGCCGCAGACGAGCCTGAGCGCGGTGCGCGCATCCTGGGACCAGGCGACGTCGAGGAGTGCCGCCACGTCTACTCTTGTGAACTGTCAGCGCCACGCTGACGATGCCACGTAGGCTCGTGGACCTAAATGACATACTTAGACAACTTTAGGATGCCAGAAATACATTTTgagagtttgtggacctaagtgACACCCCCATACAAGTTTAAGGACCTACCATGCATTTAACTCTAAGAACAATGACATAATGATACCATGTCTAGATATTAATCTTAGTTAATGACCTACTAAAAACTTTTGGTTTTCTGAGCGAATAACAGCATACTTAAAGAACTTCGAAAAAGGGGATAACATGAACTATGTTAaagcatacatatatataaactgGTGCACCTACTTGAAGAATTCGAGTACAATTGCCTCTAGTGATGTATTTTAATCACATGGTTGTATTGAGACAAAATTCTATCAGTATTGCACCAGTTTAGTCCAAGAGATAAAGAACCTGAAAGAAgtaaagaaaaggaaaaatagtTAATTTTTGAATTTATTTAGCACAAAGGCGATCTATGAGGAACCCCTTTCCTTCTGCTCATATTTGTGGCCATGTCTTCATCAGACACACTGTTTGCAGACCGTGCACAAATATATGGTCCACTCCGTTTTTTCCGAGCAAAATTTGTGCATGGCGCACTCAAATTCTCAGAGTCCGATGATCCCATGGGCTCATCAACATCAACAAGGGTTGAGTGAGTTGTGTCATCATCAGCATCATGAGGAATGAAGAAGTCAGGGCCAAGCTGCAAGGTCTTGCATGGGCGCAAGTATGCTGACAAATTTTTCTTCTGCCGTAGTATATACTCTACCTGAAAATGATGCAGATTATCAAACAATTTTCATAGCATGTCTTTCTAAGGACCTTTTAGAAACTGGCATACGTGGATATTGCATGACAAACAAGTTCAAATACTGCTCTTGCTAAGGACCTTTTAGATCATAATTGTTCTGCTCCTCTCATTTAGCATGAATTATGCTGTTTTATTTTCTCAGCCACCATAATTCAGTTACATAAAGTCGCATAGGATAACCATAGCTTATTAGTTCGAGTTAATCACCTTGCAATCCAGAGAGCAGTGGAAATACGGTTCTTGAAGGCTCCTGTCGCAGGAGGTGCAGATATTCCCTGATCCCTTGAATTGCCTATTCTGTGGTCTCTTCTTCAGGAAAACAACCTTAGAGCTGTTAATGGTATAAGACTGCACCACGTTGATACAGAATTACTAAGCCTTCTTGCATCTTGAACCTCAGAACAATAGCAGACTTACATGCATGCATAATTGATATACCTGAACACTAGAGCAATCAATAAGCTTCTCCAGGTCCTCCAGCCGGACAACATCATGGTAGACGTAtcgccgcacctgcaggagccgGTGTACACGGTGTGCTGCCACACAGTGTGGGCAGATGCTGGTGCAGCAGTCAAGGCAACAGATGTTCTTCTCGTTCTTCTTGGCGTGCTCATGGAAAGAGCATGCAACGAAGAACTTCTGTGTGTTAAGGGCCTCTAACCATGCTGGCTTCCACATTGCCTGCTGATGTTGCACAATTCCATACGTTTGTTGCATCAATAAATGGCGAATTCATACTGAGAATTCAGAGGAAAACATGAAGAAGGTTAGAATCCTTACCATGATCATGTATGCAGTTGTAAAGCCctcttgtgttgtgtgtgttctAGGTTGGATGGGGTGGGGAGTTTtgaagaagggagagagagagagagagagagagccgcgTATTAGAGCTATGAAGGATGGGAGGTGGGGTGTGTAGTGTGCTATAAGAAGTATTAATGAGAACCAGGAGAGGGGGCTATATATTTGCATCACTCAGGCTTTTGACAATTGACTCCTTAATCTATGGCACTATCGTGGAATGCACCTTGCTTTAAGACAGAGTGATAGGCATGTGTAGTTACTTTATGAATCAAATTTAGAACATGTTCCGTAATTGCTGTTGTAAGTGCTGGGATGCTGTACATCAAAAAAGGGTAGCTGATCTTGTAATAGCTGCTCTGAGATCATACATAATTTTGACACACTTTCCCTTGCCATAGAATGCCTATTTTATTTCATTGATAGTATCACCATGTTAATCCTGAAACAGATAattcctttttttttaatttggagAATTTCACAGTTGACAGGCAGATAATTCTTTTTTTTGGGGGGAGAATTTCACAGTTGACAGGCGTTGCTTCAATTTTCAAAACTAGTTCAAATAAACTGTGTCAGGATTGAGTATTTAGTTTTCCATGACCACAATCATGAATTTCTAATGCCCAATGTGATAACTTGGACAAGTGGTCAATTACTGTATCACTATATAAATTTATATGATATCATAATCTTCAGAATCATGACAAGTTACCATGCAGAGCAGATTATTGTAAGTTAAAATCTTACTAATTCTTGTTAATTCTTGATGTTGAATTTATAAATGCCAATATGATAACATTCCCCCTTCTTCCAACAAACAGAAAAGGAAATATTTCGCAAGTTCAGTTGTGTTGACATTGGAACACACCAAGGCCTGAAGTTTTACCAAATAGATCCTTTGCATCTCTTGGAGATTGGGCTAATGTGACATGTACATAGTTAGCCAACAAAACACACAAAAACAATTCTGGAGAGAAGAAAGGGGAGGTGGGGAGGTGAGGCGAACGTGGATGCTGTTTCTAGTGTTTCCCAACCCTTGTGCCAACTTTTTAACTTATGACTAAAGCTCAAATCTCTAGCCTTGGCACCAGAGCTCACCTCTcttaaacaaaaaaaatatgcaGTGCCCAAGGAGCCACTTTGATTCCTTGTTTGGAGCCTTATGTGTGGGGGCGAGTACGGCCTTTCTTGGGCAACACATCCATACAATACAAATCGACAGCCTCCACTAACAAATTACTGCCTTGGGCTTTGCCCCCATCGTGTTTGCTACAGGATAGGTTCTGTTTTACTTGAGTTTTAAACTTCAAATGGTACACTACAAAATCTGCTTGAGTTGTGTATTCTGTGAATTGTTTTGGGGAATCTGTATTCTTTTCACCCTTCAGCTGTTTTTGTCTCGAATACaaatttgtatggtttgaatgGAATTGCTAGTGAGATTACAGTTACTTTCTGATGATATgctactaatcttctctgtacttgctgtctgctcctacaactcttattactactacttgctagtGTTTCTTTATGTTTATATTATGTATTAAATCCCTGGTACTAtgcatttttgtgtaggatgtttctatTGATAAAatcagccttgctgccttgttatttttgtgtaggatgtttctatTAGTAACTTTGAgagaaatttttacagtagcctatttggaacatgtagtatgaactgtaatttttgtagattaaatagtgtggttttcatatatgttcattattccacttaaataactaaataaattaagaaaggcattaaaaaaatgaattggtggtgaacaccttactttatgGTGATCTTATATTATGTGTGAACTTGTGATGTACTTGGTTTGGTCAGAAATTATGTTTGGCACATAAGTAATGTAGACGggggggtcccgatcttccgtcagggtTCAAGATAACTATCATTgtagcggagaatgacacaccgatccggcttcagatcgaaagatcgaaccctgcaatcttagcaccacagctcctctggttatcaaccaagtcacggaccaggttgacctcgccaagaaggctaatcccctgcctgcgcaacgaagaacacaagcaagaacaagaaagaaagcaaccaaattgcagatggaaattaatctcacgagttggggtctcacaaaccgaagaacggcgaaactgtttcttgacagaataatctaagcaaaacccaaaacctaatgacggcggcgacgtatgattataaaggtcttagggtcatcgcctaccctggacgccccccctaatgggcccaaacacgatacacggtccaacggaccaaaagtaggtgtcgcagcaccctggcagattctggacgctgatttgttttgacgattcccgttgattccgaagaggttttgacacgaaaccacttgtattggcttccttatcaaattagctttccatccatatgtggatcatcgaaaatggagttcggatgtgtccagggcgtccattttattgcagactggtcctgacggccgaggcagactcgaactcagaTTGGACTGGGGCCTCTGGCTtcgcttggacgtccttgctggcctcctaaggtggtggccaaggaggaggacatccaaggccatctcttaggcattctccaccttcttggggcatgctccaacttgggcctaggtcccaaggatgtctaacaagctcATGACGACAATgtagctcctgccagaaatagcgatagaatatattggtgatttggaggccttgacgacgtgatattgagatgggaccagatctatttgaaagcttatcaaacaagctttccatcaagtgctcattgacctcgatcgcactccggatggatgagttatggccttcccaatgaggcactatcgggctgccgacgaaccaaaagttcaactttgatgaacttgcacgttgagacatatttgtacctacattcaaatagtgacatgtacatgtggaaccaagtgaattataactaaagccactatgcaaatataggaacgagcgcaccttataatcattgttcgt is from Miscanthus floridulus cultivar M001 chromosome 7, ASM1932011v1, whole genome shotgun sequence and encodes:
- the LOC136462845 gene encoding protein RGF1 INDUCIBLE TRANSCRIPTION FACTOR 1-like, which gives rise to MIMQAMWKPAWLEALNTQKFFVACSFHEHAKKNEKNICCLDCCTSICPHCVAAHRVHRLLQVRRYVYHDVVRLEDLEKLIDCSSVQSYTINSSKVVFLKKRPQNRQFKGSGNICTSCDRSLQEPYFHCSLDCKVEYILRQKKNLSAYLRPCKTLQLGPDFFIPHDADDDTTHSTLVDVDEPMGSSDSENLSAPCTNFARKKRSGPYICARSANSVSDEDMATNMSRRKGVPHRSPLC